In Geminocystis sp. NIES-3708, a single window of DNA contains:
- a CDS encoding PhoX family phosphatase: protein MTFKRREFLTFLGVGIAAIACSSILKSNLNAKTSGNVNHSFSNFKPIKYPIPLEINNLNSQQQKEIYQSYQVEDDLILPEGFKYDVIASWGDKVGDSRFGYNNDYVSFVEISPNEGFLVINFEYVSPIPWLQTYETVINKSLSQEVLNILTEANQNRQALNIFTLADDNPAKLKFQEFFAELLIDQGVGIISIKKDNDGKWQRTYSKNDRRITGISGWKDNRYLSATGAATNIFKKSQGLGYIDNLGNKIIGTFANCAGGTSPWGTVFSAEENFQNYVPEAIMADGTSFSPEFEPVSGLNGQGNPFGLAGNKYGWMVEIDPSNPDDYGTKHTWLGRFRHEAVTIRAEKDQPLVFYSGCDRTGGHLYKFVSKGKVINPIQKKNSKLLEEGMLYVAKMLDNGKGEWIALQPDTPINPTALKDLEGGLLTIPNPDRKKGGFIAVKNQQELEDFMTKYPKLENLYLGENKEEIQGVILIDAHYAANVVGGTCGARPEDVELNPIDNSLVIAYTAGVAGSEGSPDKRIFSDNQGKMYQYGCLMRLKETDNKPDAMTFTWDILVVGGEPSKGGMGFANPDNLEFDANGDLWMVTDMPTGIQNQLSQGKRNTIGALGNNSIWYIPLSGENAGKAYPFGIVPMEAEGTGLYFTKDQKTLFLAIQHPAEISGMRKDKSQKTTEISILTTEGEEFQQKRTIPQGSNWPDLQTNQPPKPSIVAIYNSKLG from the coding sequence ATGACTTTTAAACGTAGAGAATTTTTAACTTTTTTAGGAGTTGGTATAGCTGCTATTGCTTGTAGTTCAATTTTAAAATCTAATTTAAACGCCAAAACATCTGGGAATGTTAATCATTCTTTTAGTAATTTTAAGCCCATAAAATATCCCATTCCATTAGAAATTAATAATCTTAATAGTCAACAACAAAAAGAAATTTATCAAAGTTATCAAGTCGAAGATGATTTAATCTTACCAGAAGGTTTTAAATATGATGTTATTGCCTCTTGGGGTGATAAAGTTGGAGATTCTCGTTTCGGTTATAATAACGATTATGTTTCTTTTGTTGAAATTAGCCCTAATGAGGGTTTTTTGGTGATAAATTTTGAATATGTAAGTCCGATTCCTTGGTTGCAAACTTACGAAACTGTTATTAATAAATCTCTATCACAAGAGGTTTTGAATATCTTAACAGAAGCAAATCAAAATAGACAGGCTTTAAATATTTTTACTCTTGCCGATGATAACCCTGCCAAATTAAAATTTCAAGAATTTTTTGCAGAATTGTTAATAGATCAAGGTGTTGGTATAATCTCAATTAAAAAAGATAATGATGGTAAATGGCAACGCACTTATAGTAAAAATGATCGCCGTATTACCGGAATTTCAGGCTGGAAAGATAATCGTTACTTATCAGCTACAGGAGCCGCGACAAATATCTTTAAAAAAAGTCAAGGTTTAGGCTATATAGACAATCTAGGCAATAAAATTATTGGTACTTTTGCTAATTGTGCTGGTGGTACTTCACCTTGGGGTACAGTATTCAGTGCTGAAGAAAATTTCCAAAATTATGTCCCTGAAGCTATTATGGCTGATGGTACTTCTTTTTCTCCAGAATTTGAGCCTGTATCAGGTTTGAATGGTCAAGGTAATCCTTTCGGGTTGGCAGGAAATAAATATGGTTGGATGGTAGAAATTGATCCTTCTAACCCTGATGATTATGGCACAAAACATACATGGTTAGGACGTTTTCGTCATGAGGCGGTAACTATTCGAGCGGAAAAAGATCAACCTTTAGTATTTTACTCTGGATGCGATCGTACTGGAGGACATTTATATAAATTTGTATCAAAAGGAAAAGTTATTAATCCCATTCAGAAAAAAAACTCAAAGTTATTAGAAGAAGGAATGTTATACGTTGCAAAAATGTTAGACAACGGAAAGGGAGAATGGATAGCTTTACAACCAGATACTCCTATTAATCCCACAGCTTTAAAAGATTTAGAAGGCGGATTATTAACAATTCCTAATCCTGATAGAAAAAAAGGCGGATTTATTGCCGTGAAAAATCAACAAGAGTTAGAAGATTTTATGACTAAATATCCAAAATTAGAAAATTTATATTTAGGAGAAAACAAAGAAGAAATACAAGGAGTGATTTTAATTGATGCTCATTATGCCGCTAATGTAGTCGGAGGTACTTGTGGAGCTCGTCCTGAAGATGTAGAATTGAATCCTATAGATAATTCTCTGGTTATTGCCTATACAGCAGGAGTAGCAGGAAGTGAAGGTAGTCCAGACAAACGTATTTTCAGCGATAATCAAGGGAAAATGTATCAATATGGTTGTTTGATGCGTCTAAAAGAAACTGATAATAAGCCTGATGCCATGACATTTACATGGGATATTCTCGTAGTAGGTGGTGAACCTTCAAAAGGTGGTATGGGCTTTGCAAATCCTGATAATCTTGAATTCGATGCTAATGGGGATTTATGGATGGTAACGGATATGCCAACAGGGATACAAAACCAACTATCACAAGGTAAAAGAAATACAATAGGAGCATTAGGTAATAATTCTATTTGGTATATACCTCTATCAGGAGAAAACGCAGGAAAAGCTTATCCTTTTGGTATTGTACCAATGGAAGCCGAAGGTACTGGCTTATATTTTACCAAAGATCAAAAAACGCTGTTTTTAGCTATTCAACATCCAGCAGAAATCAGTGGTATGAGAAAAGATAAATCACAAAAAACAACGGAAATATCTATTTTGACGACTGAAGGAGAAGAATTTCAGCAAAAAAGAACGATTCCTCAAGGCTCAAATTGGCCCGATTTACAAACCAATCAACCACCAAAACCTTCTATTGTTGCTATTTATAATAGTAAATTAGGTTGA
- the pstB gene encoding phosphate ABC transporter ATP-binding protein PstB, with protein MSNLYSQEIIEESVLRTENVDVYYGSHKAVAGVNLEIPKHNAIAFIGPSGCGKSTILRCFNRMNDLVASAKIHGKITFRGKNIYSNNIDPVKLRTSIGMVFQKPNPFPKSIYENIAWGARINGYKGNMNDLVEQSLKKAALWDEVKDKLRQSGLALSGGQQQRLCIARTIAIQPEVILMDEPCSALDPISTLKVEESIHELKRNYTIIIVTHNMQQASRVSDYTAFFNAKSIEGGSGKLGYLVEYDRTENIFQNPVEQATQEYVSGRFG; from the coding sequence ATGAGTAATTTATATTCACAAGAAATAATCGAAGAATCGGTCTTAAGGACTGAAAATGTTGATGTTTATTACGGTTCACATAAAGCCGTTGCAGGAGTTAACTTAGAAATTCCTAAACATAATGCGATCGCTTTTATCGGTCCTTCTGGTTGTGGTAAGAGTACAATTTTGAGATGTTTTAACCGCATGAATGACTTAGTTGCTAGTGCAAAAATTCATGGTAAAATTACTTTTAGAGGAAAAAATATTTACAGCAACAATATTGATCCTGTGAAATTAAGAACAAGTATTGGTATGGTATTTCAAAAACCGAATCCTTTTCCTAAATCTATTTATGAAAATATTGCTTGGGGTGCTAGAATTAACGGTTATAAAGGTAATATGAACGATTTAGTCGAACAATCATTAAAAAAAGCGGCTTTATGGGATGAAGTTAAAGATAAATTACGTCAAAGTGGTTTAGCCTTATCTGGAGGACAACAACAACGTTTATGTATTGCTAGAACGATCGCTATTCAACCTGAGGTTATTTTAATGGATGAACCTTGTTCTGCGTTAGATCCTATTTCAACTTTAAAAGTAGAAGAATCGATACATGAATTAAAACGCAACTATACCATTATTATTGTAACCCATAATATGCAACAAGCCTCAAGGGTGTCTGACTATACTGCTTTTTTTAATGCTAAAAGTATCGAAGGAGGAAGTGGTAAACTAGGCTATTTAGTAGAGTATGATCGCACGGAAAATATATTTCAAAATCCTGTAGAACAGGCTACCCAAGAATATGTAAGTGGACGTTTCGGCTAA
- the aroC gene encoding chorismate synthase: MSSNFGTLFRVSTFGESHGGGVGVVIDGCPPLIEISSEEIQIELNRRKPGQSKITTPRNESDLCEVMSGVFEGKTLGTPIAILVRNKDARSQDYDEMAVKYRPSHADATYDGKYGIRNWQGGGRSSARETIGRVAAGAIAKKILHQVAGVEVIAYVKSIKNLEAVVDQNTVTLEQVESNIVRCPDGECAQKMIDLIDDIRKEKDSLGGVVECIVRNVPVGLGEPVFDKLEADLAKAIMSLPATKGFEIGSGFHGTTLTGSEHNDEFYLDEQGNTRTKTNRSGGIQGGISNGENIVIRAAFKPTATIGKEQNTVSKEGEETTLAAKGRHDPCVLPRAVPMVEAMVALVLCDHLLRHHAQCELIK; encoded by the coding sequence ATGAGCAGTAATTTCGGTACATTATTTAGAGTATCAACTTTTGGAGAATCTCATGGAGGAGGGGTTGGTGTTGTTATCGATGGTTGCCCTCCCCTTATCGAAATTTCCTCTGAAGAAATTCAAATTGAGTTAAATCGCCGTAAACCCGGGCAAAGTAAGATTACAACTCCTCGCAACGAATCAGATTTATGCGAAGTTATGTCAGGAGTATTTGAAGGCAAAACTTTAGGTACTCCTATTGCTATTTTAGTCCGTAATAAGGATGCTAGATCTCAAGATTATGATGAAATGGCTGTAAAATATCGCCCTTCCCATGCTGATGCTACTTACGATGGGAAGTATGGCATTCGTAATTGGCAAGGTGGCGGTAGATCTTCAGCACGGGAAACGATTGGTAGAGTTGCGGCTGGTGCGATCGCCAAAAAAATTCTTCATCAAGTAGCTGGAGTAGAAGTCATCGCTTATGTGAAAAGTATTAAAAATTTGGAGGCAGTGGTAGATCAAAATACTGTCACTCTTGAGCAAGTGGAAAGTAATATTGTACGCTGTCCTGACGGCGAATGTGCGCAAAAAATGATTGATTTGATTGATGATATTCGTAAGGAAAAAGACTCTTTAGGGGGAGTTGTCGAATGTATCGTCAGAAATGTACCCGTAGGCTTAGGCGAACCTGTTTTCGATAAGTTAGAAGCAGATTTGGCTAAGGCGATTATGTCTTTACCTGCCACTAAAGGTTTTGAAATCGGTTCGGGTTTTCACGGTACAACTTTAACAGGAAGTGAACACAACGACGAATTTTACCTTGATGAGCAGGGGAACACCCGTACTAAGACTAATCGTTCAGGAGGTATTCAAGGGGGTATCAGTAACGGTGAAAATATCGTTATCAGAGCTGCATTTAAGCCCACAGCGACTATTGGAAAAGAACAGAATACAGTGAGTAAAGAAGGAGAAGAAACCACTTTAGCAGCGAAAGGAAGACATGATCCTTGTGTACTACCTAGAGCAGTGCCAATGGTAGAAGCAATGGTGGCTTTAGTGTTATGCGATCATCTTTTACGTCATCATGCTCAATGTGAGTTAATTAAGTAG
- a CDS encoding MAE_28990/MAE_18760 family HEPN-like nuclease: MSNLKIYQFLLLVFFIPKITNAKLINTIISRESAKYQHIKKEEILNKLNTCLVNPTNYQINTDAFVLLSGNLKHNKIVELFKILSIDLNDKLIHNEQLNNKIDLSKEKIAKTQKDVLYEKINDLVERRNEIAHGSIRLDNILSISELEPYIDFLEIYCQAILEVLNSEFIKQECIYNYQKIEKVIDVFDNSILCFKIEKYHAKVSDILIIENQEEQFYKKPILLIQLNNQLYPELKISEKINIAIKI, encoded by the coding sequence ATCTCAAATTTAAAGATATACCAATTCCTTCTTTTAGTCTTCTTCATACCTAAAATCACCAATGCCAAACTAATCAATACAATAATAAGTAGAGAGAGTGCTAAATATCAACATATTAAGAAAGAAGAGATTTTAAATAAATTAAATACTTGTCTGGTTAACCCTACAAATTATCAAATAAATACAGATGCATTTGTTTTATTATCTGGTAATTTAAAACATAATAAAATTGTTGAATTATTTAAAATTTTAAGTATTGATTTGAATGACAAATTAATTCATAATGAACAACTTAATAATAAAATTGATTTATCAAAAGAGAAAATCGCAAAAACACAAAAAGATGTTTTATATGAAAAAATAAATGATTTAGTTGAGAGAAGAAATGAAATTGCTCACGGTTCAATAAGATTAGATAATATTTTAAGTATTTCTGAATTAGAACCTTATATTGATTTTTTAGAAATTTATTGTCAGGCAATTTTAGAAGTATTAAATTCAGAATTTATTAAACAAGAATGTATTTATAATTATCAAAAAATAGAAAAAGTTATTGATGTTTTTGATAATAGTATATTATGTTTTAAAATTGAAAAATATCATGCAAAAGTTAGTGATATATTGATTATTGAAAATCAAGAAGAACAATTTTATAAAAAACCTATTTTATTAATTCAATTAAACAATCAATTATACCCAGAACTTAAGATTTCAGAAAAAATAAATATTGCGATAAAAATTTAA
- a CDS encoding IS1 family transposase (programmed frameshift), giving the protein MKCPECGSKNINKNGIKKGKQNHICVHCRGQFIAPEQLSGKGYSDDLRKECLKMYVNGMGFRAIGRIKQVHHTTIISWVKAVGQILPQSYHPETLPEVGELDELQTFVGSKKNPIWRWTAVDHFHEGILEWVIGDRSAKTFRPLWEQVKKWHCYFYVTEGWKVYGNFIPEGDQIICKTYMTRVEGENTRLRHYLARVHRKTLCYSKSMEILKYSVSLLIHYLKFKDIPIPSFSLLHT; this is encoded by the exons ATGAAATGTCCAGAATGTGGCTCCAAGAATATCAATAAAAATGGCATAAAAAAAGGAAAACAAAATCATATTTGTGTTCATTGTCGCGGACAATTTATAGCTCCAGAACAACTCAGTGGTAAAGGTTATAGTGATGATCTCAGAAAAGAATGCTTAAAAATGTACGTCAATGGTATGGGTTTCCGAGCTATTGGGAGGATTAAACAGGTGCATCATACAACGATCATCTCTTGGGTTAAAGCAGTGGGTCAAATTTTGCCACAGAGCTATCATCCAGAAACGCTACCAGAAGTTGGAGAATTGGATGAATTGCAAACCTTTGTCGGCTCAAAAAAAAACC CAATCTGGCGATGGACAGCGGTAGATCATTTTCACGAGGGTATATTGGAATGGGTCATAGGGGATAGAAGTGCAAAAACATTTAGACCGTTGTGGGAGCAAGTAAAAAAATGGCATTGTTATTTTTATGTAACAGAAGGGTGGAAAGTCTATGGAAACTTTATTCCTGAGGGCGACCAAATCATCTGTAAAACATACATGACCAGAGTGGAGGGAGAAAATACGAGATTAAGACATTATCTTGCTAGAGTACATCGAAAAACTTTATGTTATTCAAAATCCATGGAGATTTTAAAGTATTCTGTTTCACTATTGATTCACTATCTCAAATTTAAAGATATACCAATTCCTTCTTTTAGTCTTCTTCATACCTAA
- a CDS encoding HEPN domain-containing protein, whose amino-acid sequence MNISSLDELTREINLVRKYLTHIKYVNELTNYFISETDNKQIQLLLENLKEHDKNFRTDKRIFEYKAVIISLYALIEKYVEIWIKEYLDSLAKLIPDYNQLDDKIRNNHFELSLKLMALVNEGMIERGKK is encoded by the coding sequence ATGAATATATCTTCCCTAGATGAATTAACAAGAGAAATTAATCTAGTACGAAAATATTTAACACATATTAAATATGTAAATGAGTTAACTAATTATTTTATTTCTGAAACTGATAATAAACAAATACAATTATTACTAGAGAACTTAAAAGAACACGATAAAAATTTTAGAACAGATAAACGAATATTTGAATATAAAGCTGTTATCATTTCACTTTATGCATTGATAGAAAAATATGTAGAAATTTGGATTAAAGAATATCTTGATTCTTTAGCAAAATTAATACCAGATTATAATCAATTAGATGACAAAATTAGAAATAATCATTTTGAACTTTCTTTAAAACTAATGGCGTTGGTGAATGAGGGTATGATAGAAAGAGGAAAAAAGTGA
- a CDS encoding DUF262 domain-containing protein produces the protein MTNTKGVKLELLPNTEQARYPFDTIETMLDSKQGDTKKYLLNPEYQRRKRWDDIRKSRLIESFILNVPIPPIFLYEVDYSIYEVMDGQQRLTAIYDFYKGRFELKGLEYWRELNGRKYNNLPEQVKRGIDRRYL, from the coding sequence ATGACAAATACAAAAGGGGTGAAATTAGAATTGTTACCGAACACCGAACAGGCTCGTTATCCCTTTGATACCATCGAAACCATGCTTGATAGTAAACAGGGAGACACAAAAAAATACCTTTTAAATCCTGAATATCAACGAAGAAAAAGATGGGATGACATTCGCAAATCTCGTTTAATTGAATCCTTCATTCTGAATGTACCCATTCCTCCTATTTTTCTTTATGAGGTAGATTATTCTATCTATGAAGTTATGGATGGACAACAGAGACTTACAGCTATATACGATTTTTACAAAGGACGATTTGAGTTAAAAGGATTAGAATATTGGCGAGAACTTAATGGACGAAAATATAATAATTTACCTGAACAAGTAAAAAGAGGTATTGATAGACGTTATTTATAA
- the glyA gene encoding serine hydroxymethyltransferase, which translates to MSQTNLEFLADTDPAIAEIIANELQRQRGHLELIASENFTSPAVMAAQGSVLTNKYAEGLPGKRYYGGCKFVDQAEDLAIQRAKQLFGAEMANVQPHSGAQANFAVFLTLLNPGDKIMGMDLSHGGHLTHGSPVNVSGKWFEVCQYGVSKETERLDYDQIREIALKERPKLIICGYSAYPRTIEFDKFREIADEVGAYLLADIAHIAGLVATGLHPNPVPYCDVVTTTTHKTLRGPRGGLILTRDAELGKQLNKAVFPGTQGGPLEHVIAGKAVAFGEALKPEFKTYCEQVILNSQTLGNQLVSRGFKLVSGGTDNHLNLVDLRSIGMTGKVADQLLGKTSITANKNTVPFDPESPFVTSGLRLGSPAETTRGLKEAEFTEIANIIADRLLNPEDEAVRLDCIKRVEALCDRFPLYPHLRIPVPALA; encoded by the coding sequence GTGAGTCAGACTAATTTAGAATTCTTAGCCGATACAGATCCAGCTATCGCCGAAATTATTGCTAACGAGTTGCAACGTCAAAGAGGACATTTAGAATTAATTGCTAGTGAAAATTTTACCTCTCCTGCGGTAATGGCGGCACAGGGTTCGGTTTTAACCAATAAATACGCAGAAGGTTTGCCCGGAAAACGTTATTATGGCGGGTGTAAATTTGTAGATCAAGCTGAAGATTTAGCAATTCAAAGAGCAAAACAGCTATTTGGGGCAGAAATGGCTAACGTACAACCCCATTCAGGTGCTCAAGCTAATTTTGCCGTATTTTTAACTCTTCTCAACCCCGGTGATAAAATCATGGGTATGGATTTGTCTCACGGTGGGCATTTAACCCATGGATCGCCTGTAAACGTTTCAGGTAAATGGTTTGAAGTATGCCAATACGGTGTAAGTAAAGAAACCGAACGCCTCGATTATGATCAAATAAGAGAAATTGCTTTAAAAGAACGTCCAAAACTCATTATTTGCGGTTATTCTGCCTATCCTCGTACTATCGAATTTGATAAGTTTAGAGAAATTGCCGATGAAGTTGGTGCATATTTACTAGCTGATATTGCTCATATTGCTGGTTTAGTGGCGACTGGTTTACATCCTAATCCTGTGCCTTATTGCGATGTCGTAACAACAACTACCCATAAGACATTAAGAGGACCTAGAGGCGGTTTAATCCTTACCCGTGATGCCGAATTAGGCAAACAACTCAATAAAGCGGTATTCCCCGGTACTCAAGGAGGCCCTTTAGAACACGTTATCGCTGGTAAAGCAGTGGCTTTCGGAGAGGCATTAAAACCTGAATTTAAAACCTATTGTGAGCAAGTTATCTTAAATTCGCAAACATTAGGAAATCAATTAGTAAGTAGAGGCTTTAAGTTAGTTTCTGGTGGTACAGATAATCACCTCAACTTAGTAGATTTGCGTTCCATCGGCATGACTGGTAAAGTGGCAGATCAGTTATTAGGTAAAACCAGCATCACAGCGAATAAAAATACTGTACCTTTCGATCCTGAATCTCCTTTTGTTACCAGTGGCTTACGTTTAGGCTCACCGGCGGAAACCACCAGAGGTTTAAAAGAAGCTGAATTCACGGAAATTGCGAATATTATCGCTGACAGACTTTTAAACCCAGAAGATGAAGCCGTAAGATTAGATTGTATTAAACGTGTAGAAGCGTTGTGCGATCGCTTCCCCTTATATCCTCATTTAAGAATCCCTGTACCTGCTTTAGCATAA
- a CDS encoding adenylosuccinate synthase, whose translation MANVIVIGAQWGDEGKGKITDLLSKSADMVVRSQGGVNAGHTVVVKDQTFKLHLIPSGILYPDTECIIGSGTVIDPQELLEEIDQLVKLNISTDNLFISQTAHVTMPYHRILDQAAEEKRGKYKIGTTGRGIGPTYSDKAERIGIRMLDLINCDRHPDKLEWTINYKNAVLEKLYDLPPLNAKEVVQEYIKYADRLRPFVIDSSLKIDQAVRSKKNILFEGAQGTLLDLDHGTYPYVTSSNPIAGGACVGAGVGPTIIDRIIGVAKAYTTRVGEGPFPTELGDDIGVHLGDKGAEFGTTTGRRRRCGWFDGVIGRYAARINGLDCLAITKLDVLDELEEIQVCVAYDIDGEICREFPTHATKFANCKPIYKTVPGWQQSTSHCQTLEELPQKALDYLKFLAELMELPIAIVSVGPGRDQTIIIEDPIHGPKRALLYANGNPAQS comes from the coding sequence TTGGCTAACGTTATCGTAATCGGAGCCCAATGGGGCGATGAAGGAAAAGGAAAAATAACAGATTTACTCAGTAAATCAGCAGATATGGTGGTTCGCTCTCAAGGGGGCGTAAATGCCGGTCATACTGTGGTTGTAAAAGATCAAACCTTTAAATTACACTTAATTCCGTCAGGTATTTTATACCCTGATACTGAGTGTATTATAGGTTCTGGTACTGTGATAGATCCACAGGAATTATTAGAAGAAATTGACCAACTGGTTAAACTCAATATTTCCACGGATAATTTGTTTATCTCGCAAACTGCTCATGTGACGATGCCTTATCATCGTATTTTAGATCAAGCAGCAGAAGAAAAGCGTGGTAAATATAAGATTGGCACAACGGGAAGGGGTATCGGTCCGACTTATTCGGATAAAGCTGAAAGAATAGGCATTAGAATGCTAGATTTAATCAACTGCGATCGCCATCCTGATAAGTTGGAATGGACTATTAACTATAAAAATGCAGTATTAGAAAAACTCTATGATTTGCCTCCTTTAAATGCAAAAGAGGTTGTCCAAGAGTACATAAAATATGCAGATCGTTTACGTCCTTTTGTCATTGACAGTTCCTTGAAAATTGATCAAGCTGTTAGAAGCAAGAAAAATATCTTGTTTGAGGGAGCCCAGGGTACACTATTAGACTTAGATCATGGTACGTATCCTTATGTTACCTCTTCTAATCCTATTGCTGGTGGTGCTTGTGTCGGTGCTGGTGTTGGTCCAACAATCATTGATCGTATTATTGGAGTGGCAAAAGCCTATACTACCCGTGTCGGAGAAGGACCTTTTCCCACGGAACTAGGTGATGACATTGGTGTTCACTTAGGAGATAAAGGAGCAGAATTTGGGACAACTACAGGTCGTCGTAGGCGTTGTGGTTGGTTTGACGGGGTTATTGGCAGATATGCAGCCCGAATCAATGGTTTAGATTGTCTTGCCATTACTAAATTGGATGTTCTTGATGAGTTAGAAGAAATTCAAGTATGTGTAGCTTATGACATCGATGGTGAAATCTGTCGAGAATTTCCTACTCATGCTACTAAATTCGCTAACTGTAAGCCTATATATAAAACCGTACCCGGATGGCAACAATCCACTAGCCACTGTCAGACTTTAGAGGAATTGCCTCAAAAGGCATTAGATTATTTAAAATTCTTAGCTGAATTGATGGAGTTACCTATTGCGATCGTCTCGGTAGGACCTGGACGAGATCAGACTATTATTATAGAAGATCCTATTCATGGACCTAAAAGAGCGTTATTGTACGCTAATGGTAATCCTGCTCAATCTTAG
- a CDS encoding 50S ribosomal protein L25/general stress protein Ctc translates to MTITLECKTRSEGSKPRALRREGFIPANLYGHNGAEAISLVLSQKEAITLLKNASVNNTLVDLAIPELEWNGKVLIREVQTHPWKRNLHHISFFCPSGDNDVEVVVPLKIVGHSVGIAQGGIMEQMVTEVKVRCLPTNIPQYLEMDITNVDIGKSFSVANLVLPEGIKVLDDPNKNIIGIVAPRKKG, encoded by the coding sequence ATGACAATAACATTAGAATGCAAGACAAGATCTGAAGGTAGTAAGCCTAGAGCATTACGCCGTGAAGGTTTTATTCCTGCTAATTTATACGGACATAATGGTGCGGAAGCAATCTCTTTAGTTTTAAGTCAAAAAGAGGCTATTACTTTATTGAAAAATGCTTCTGTCAACAACACTTTAGTTGATTTAGCTATTCCTGAATTGGAATGGAATGGTAAAGTCTTAATTAGAGAAGTACAAACTCATCCTTGGAAACGTAATTTACACCATATTAGTTTCTTTTGTCCTTCAGGGGATAATGATGTAGAAGTAGTTGTACCTTTAAAAATTGTAGGACACTCTGTTGGTATCGCTCAAGGTGGTATTATGGAGCAAATGGTGACTGAAGTTAAAGTTCGTTGTTTACCTACTAATATTCCTCAATATTTAGAAATGGATATTACTAATGTGGATATTGGAAAAAGTTTTTCTGTAGCTAATTTAGTTCTTCCTGAAGGTATTAAAGTCTTAGATGATCCTAATAAGAATATTATTGGTATTGTCGCACCTCGGAAAAAAGGTTAA
- a CDS encoding DUF4359 domain-containing protein — MKLPLIPLSILSLLIISAVVTNPDQKKFETFIAEKGSKAIKEDICQSNSQSTGILENFASKACNLIGDTSMELVARFVAENTTRHNYLLFSIYELDANIHHSKTLGLFNNFVILDDGMKDSN, encoded by the coding sequence ATGAAGTTACCTTTGATTCCTCTCTCAATTTTAAGTTTATTAATTATTAGTGCGGTAGTGACAAATCCAGATCAAAAAAAATTTGAAACATTTATTGCGGAAAAAGGAAGTAAAGCAATTAAAGAAGATATTTGTCAAAGTAACTCTCAATCTACAGGTATTTTAGAAAATTTTGCTAGTAAGGCTTGTAATTTGATTGGTGATACCAGTATGGAATTAGTCGCAAGATTTGTGGCTGAAAATACCACCAGACATAATTATTTATTATTTAGTATTTATGAGCTTGATGCCAATATTCATCACTCAAAAACTTTAGGTTTATTTAATAACTTTGTGATTTTAGACGATGGAATGAAGGACTCAAATTAA